A single Drechmeria coniospora strain ARSEF 6962 chromosome 03, whole genome shotgun sequence DNA region contains:
- a CDS encoding BTB/POZ domain-containing protein, which translates to MATTTPSPSDGLDPSTPLPVFQPPVQTASRIPDILPHERVFPIQIGTELFKLSGASISSDAPSYFSQYFLCRIREAEEAGEDVNTAIRPLYIDRDPVTFRDIALHLQGYHTQPRNGQHFVRLFADAQFYSLPRLSSQLSAESVFASVGNREFQIPRDLLSAYPNAPNYFSLGFAAFFSRPDNLFPGLDRDSLLRPPAITPPSVPNRSPDTFAELLHMLRGYPLRVRDEAHRRELMRDARYFHFKGLEQQLVPHSITYNPLRRRQEIVLRLEHIQKSGISIRKDDGARDADQPAPMWVDYMRPFVDGTPCELIVEIGAEETTIRWHADGPRAEFYRDTQVRVAKLLQVMATKLSLPTTTLPLGLLMATGGADSEPATPGSTPLSEDRVRVSFGPESAVHLDGKPVDMESRVAADDAATVAAVGPRKRPRSDGHLDEPWTVKTAQWRLCLRASPGGKSALRCVLVAVKVDAVTSELGRNRARGFLVG; encoded by the exons ATGGCCACCACGACCCCGAGCCCCagcgatggcctcgacccCTCCACTCCCCTGCCCGTCTTCCAGCCTCCCGTGCAGACGGCTTCGAGGATCCCCGACATCCTCCCGCACGAGCGCGTCTTCCCCATCCAGATCGGCACCGAGCTCTTCAAGCTCTCGGgcgcctccatctcctcggaCG CGCCCTCGTACTTTTCCCAGTACTTTCTGTGCCGCATCAgggaggccgaggaagccggcgaggacgtcaACACCGCCATTCGCCCCCTGTACATCGACCGCGATCCCGTCACCTTTCGGGACATCGCCCTCCACCTCCAAGGCTATCACACGCAGCCGCGAAACGGTCAACACTTCGTGCGACTCTTTGCCGACGCCCAATTCTACAGCC TCCCCCGCCTCTCGTCCCAGCTCTCCGCCGAGAGCGTCttcgcctcggtcggcaaCCGCGAGTTCCAGATACCGCGCGACCTCCTCTCGGCCTACCCCAACGCCCCCAACTACTTCTCCCTCGGcttcgccgccttcttctcccgCCCCGACAACCTCTTccccggcctcgaccgtGACTCCCTCCTCCGCCCGCCCGCCATCACGCCCCCCTCGGTCCCGAACCGGTCCCCCGATACCTTCGCCGAGCTGCTGCACATGCTTCGAGGCTACCCGCTCCGCGTACGCGACGAAGCGCACCGCCGGGAGCTCATGCGCGACGCCCGCTACTTTCACTTCAAGGGtctcgagcagcagctggTGCCGCACTCCATCACCTACAACCCGTTGCGCAGGCGCCAGGAGATTGTCCTGCGGCTCGAGCATATCCAGAAGAGCGGCATCAGCATCcgcaaggacgacggcgctcgaGACGCCGACCAGCCCGCCCCCATGTGGGTCGACTACATGCGCCCCTTTGTCGACGGCACCCCTTGCGAGCTCATCGTCGAgatcggcgccgaggagacgacgaTTCGCTGGCACGCCGACGGGCCCCGGGCCGAATTCTACCGAGACACCCAAGTCCGTGTCGCCAAGCTGCTCCAGGTCATGGCCACCAAGCTCagcctgccgacgacgacgctgcctCTCGGCCTGCTCATGGCCACGGGTGGCGCCGATTCGGAGCCCGCCACGCCGGGGAGCACACCCCTGAGCGAGGACCGAGTCCGCGTCTCCTTCGGACCCGAGTCCGCCGTTCACCTGGACGGAAAGCCGGTGGACATGGAGtcccgcgtcgccgccgacgacgccgccaccgtcgcagccgtcggcccgCGCAAGCGGCCGCGCTCCgacggccacctcgacgagccgtGGACCGTCAAGACGGCCCAGTGGCGGCTGTGCCTCCGAGCAAGCCCGGGGGGGAAGAGCGCCCTCCgctgcgtcctcgtcgccgtcaaggtcGATGCCGTGACGTCCGAGCTTGGCCGGAACAGAGCCAGGGGGTTCCTCGTCGGCTGA
- a CDS encoding Peptidase S10, serine carboxypeptidase, with translation MPSFISTFAWAAAVSAAAVLQQTEITSGLGHKHTIRRADTLWDHVVRGADLDKRSIGGDSGNFKRYDGQLAGYNLHARSVDPSSLGVDSVKQYSGYLDDEENDKHIFYWFFESRNDPVNDPVALWLNGGPGCSSMVGLFDELGPASIPEENLKPVRNPHSWNSNASIIFLDQPIGTGFSYSSSGKNVSSTAAASKDIYAFLTLFFHQFPQYAKRDFHIAGQSFAGQFIPAFASDILSHNDSNINLKSVLIGNGLVDPLTQYRYFRPMACGEGGHGSALNRSECEEMDEGLPECQRLIKSCYDTLDSAICSSATWQCNMSLFPIYEGSGRDMYDIRRNKGGGKGGYSKQFLNLQNVKETLGVKVDRFEQCSDSVYHNLVKEGGEWMRPAHRSVPKMLEQISVLVYAGDADFICNWLGNRAWVNELDWPGKVAFNEAQDSALRTGPAKAPYGRIKTAQNLAFAQVHQAGHNIPADQPEAALDMFNRWIGGEWFENKRTSLTRRHGR, from the exons ATGCCGTCTTTCATATCGACCTTTgcctgggccgccgccgtctcggccgccgccgtgttGCAGCAGACGGAGATCACTTCGGGTCTCGGCCACAAGCACACGATCCGCCGCGCTGACACCTTATGGGACCATGTCGTCCGCGGTGCCGACCTCGACAAAAGAAGCATCGGGGGCGATAGTGGTAATTTCAAGAGGTACGATGGACAGTTGGCAGGGTACAATCTGCATGCGAGGTCCGTCGATCCCTcgagcctcggcgtcgatAGCGTGAAGCAGTACAGCGGCTAcctcgatgacgaggagaACGATAAGCACATTTTCTACT GGTTTTTTGAATCGAGAAATGATCCGGTCAACGATCCGGTCGCCCTTTGGCTCAACGGCGGACCGGGTTGTTCGTCGATGGTTGGCCTGTTTGACGAGCTTGGTCCTGCGTCCATCCCCGAGGAAAACCTGAAGCCAGTCAGAAACCCTCACTCGTGGAACAGCAATGCTTCCATCATCTTCCTCGACCAGCCTATCGGAACCGGCTTCTCGTACAGCAGTAGCGGTAAGAACGTtagctcgacggcagccgcgAGCAAGGACATATACGCCTTTCTCACCTTATTCTTCCACCAATTCCCCCAATACGCGAAGCGGGATTTTCACATCGCCGGCCAGTCGTTTGCTGGACAATTCATTCCTGCCTTTGCCAGTGATATTCTTTCACACAACGATTCCAACATCAACCTAAAGAGCGTCTTGATCGGAAACGGCTTGGTCGACCCCCTCAcccagtaccggtactttCGACCCATGGCCTGCGGTGAGGGCGGCCATGGTTCGGCCCTGAACCGGAGCGAGTGCGAGGAAATGGACGAGGGGCTGCCGGAATGTCAGAGACTCATCAAGTCATGCTACGACACCCTCGACTCGGCAATATGCTCGAGCGCGACCTGGCAATGCAACATGTCCCTCTTTCCGATATACGAGGGCTCCGGCCGCGACATGTACGATATACGCCGCAATAAGGGCGGTGGTAAAGGCGGCTACAGCAAGCAGTTCCTGAACTTGCAAAATGTCAAGGAGACACTCGGCGTCAAGGTCGACCGCTTTGAACAGTGCAGCGACAGCGTCTACCACAACCTCGTGAAAGAGGGTGGCGAGTGGATGAGACCTGCGCACCGGTCTGTCCCAAAGATGCTCGAGCAGATCTCCGTTCTCGTTtacgccggcgatgccgacttTATATGCAACTGGCTCGGCAACCGCGCGTGGGTCAACGAGCTCGACTGGCCCGGTAAGGTCGCCTTCAACGAGGCGCAAGACAGTGCTCTCCGGACGGGGCCGGCCAAGGCCCCCTACGGACGCATCAAGACGGCGCAGAACCTGGCCTTTGCCCAGGTCCATCAGGCCGGCCATAACATTCCGGCCGACCAGCCAGAGGCGGCGCTCGACATGTTCAACAGATGGATCGGCGGTGAGTGGTTCGAGAATAAGCGAACGAGCCTGACGAGGAGGCATGGACGGTAG
- a CDS encoding Replication factor C subunit 3: MSDFDDEMDVDGPAPSKDMTFSAEASKGKRSAANLPVEAEDSLPWVEKYRPTTLDDVSGHQDILATINKFVDSNRLPHLLLYGPPGTGKTSTILALARRIYGAANVRQMVLELNASDDRGIDVVREQIKTFASTKQIFSMGASAKGNSMAGFKLIILDEADAMTNTAQMALRRIMEKYTVNTRFCIIANYAHKLSPALLSRCTRFRFSPLKEGDIRVLVEKVVEEEHVKIGGEAVDALLKLSKGDMRRALNVLQACHASSTPLRPKGAPSVAESEIVRETITTETIYNCIAAPPPDAVTDIMTCLLNTSDVQSCLNTVNALKTTRGLALADIITALSEELSKLDVRPEVMISWLDGLAQIEHRVSGGGSEAIQTGAVVGVVRGGVELMSR, encoded by the exons ATGTCCGACTTTGACGACGAaatggacgtcgacggccccgCGCCGTCCAAGGACATGACCTTTTCCGCCGAGGCCTCCAAAGGCAAACGGAGTGCCGCCAATCtccccgtcgaggccgaggacagTCTGCCATG GGTGGAAAAGTATcgaccgacgacgctcgacgacgtctccGGCCACCAGGACATTCTCGCGACCATCAACAAGTTCGTCGACTCGAACCGGCTTCCCCACCTGCTCCTCTACGGACCGCCGGGTACGGGCaagacgtcgacgattcTGGCGCTCGCGCGGCGCATCTACGGCGCCGCCAACGTCCGGCAGATGGTGCTGGAGCTCAACGCCTCGGACGACCGCGGCATCGACGTGGTGCGGGAGCAGATCAAGACGTTCGCCAGCACCAAGCAGATCTTCTCCATGGGTGCTTCGGCAAAGGGGAATTCGATGGCCGGCTTCAAGCTCATCAtcctggacgaggcggacgccATGACCAACACGGCGCAGATGGCGCTCCGGCGGATCATGGAAAAGTACACGGTCAACACGAGATTCTGCATCATCGCCAACTACGCGCACAAGCTGAGCCCCGCGCTGCTGTCCCGCTGCACGCGCTTCCGGTTCAGCCCGCTCAAGGAGGGCGACATCAGGGTGCTGGTGGAGAAggtggtcgaggaggagcacgTCAAgatcggcggcgaggccgtcgacgcgctgCTGAAGCTGAGCAAGGGGGACATGCGAAGGGCGCTCAACGTGCTGCAGGCGTGCCACGCTTCGA GCACGCCGCTGCGGCCCAAGGGCGCGCCCTCGGTGGCGGAGAGCGAGATTGTGCGGGAGACGATCACGACGGAAACCATCTACAACTGCAtcgcggcgccgccgccggatgCCGTGACGGACATCATGACGTGCCTCCTGAACACGTCGGACGTGCAGAGCTGCCTCAACACCGTCAACGCGCTGAAGACGACGCGGGGCCTGGCGCTGGCCGACATCATCACCGCGCTCTCCGAGGAGCTCTCGAAGCTCGACGTGCGGCCGGAGGTGATGATCTCGTGGCTCGACGGACTGGCGCAGATCGAGCACCGCGTCTCGGGCGGCGGAAGCGAGGCCATCCAGACAGGGGCCGTGGTGGGGGTTGTGCGAGGAGGCGTCGAGCTCATGAGCCGATAG